A segment of the Thermoanaerobaculia bacterium genome:
CCGCGCCACAGTTGTCGAGGGCGAGGCCGTCGCCGCAGTCGTTGCCGGGGATTCCGGTCGCGAGATCGTCCGCGCCGTCGGCGTTGAAGTCGCCGCTGGCGAGGGCTCCGCCGAAATAGTCGAGCGCGAACGGACCGTGCAGCCCCTGGATCTCTTCCGTCAGGAGCTGCGCGCGAGCGGGCGAGACGCCCACCCAGGGAATCGGCCGGGCCCGGCCTGGAGCGGCGAGGACCAGGGTCGAGGTGAGGACCACGAGGAGTGGAAACAGGGTCGACTTCGGACGTGAATGCGAGTTTTCGTTTCTCATGTCCATTACGCGCCGATCGCCCTCTCCACCCGCCATCGGCCGCCAGGGAGCGTGGCGCGGGCAGGGCCCGGCTCGGCATAGACTGCGCGCCATGGCGCGGCGAGCCGCCGATCCGGAGGGGGTCACCGAGCTGCTCCAGGGCTGGCGCGAAGGCGACGAGCACGCCTCGGCGCTGCTCCTCGAGAAGGTCTACGCGACGCTCAAGCGGATCGCCCTCGGCCAGCTGCGCGGCGAGCGCTCCGACCACACCCTGCAGCCGACGGCGCTCGTGCACGAGGCCTATCTCCGGATCCTCGGCCAACGCGAGCTCCCCTGGCGCGATCGCGCCCACTTCTTCGGTCTCGCCGCAGTCACGATGCGGCGTGTCCTGGTCGACCATGCGCGGCGCCGGAGCGCCAGGAAGCGCGACGCCGAGCAGCTGCGGCCGATCACTATCACCGCGGGCGCCGACGGCGATGTCGACCTGCTCGATCTCGACCGCGCCCTGACACGCTTCGCCGAGGAGTTTCCGCGCCCCGCGCGGGTGGTCGAGATGCGCTACTTCTCGGGCCTCGAGCTCGCGGAGGTCGCGACGGCGCTCGACATCTCCCTGCGCACGGCGGAGCGTGACTGGCGGTTCGCTCGCGCTTGGCTGCGCGACGCACTCGCCGCTCCCGCGTGACCGGAGATCCCCGCCTCCGCGACCTTTACCTCGAGGCGGTCGAACTCGACGACGTCGCGCGGGAGGAGCTGCTCGGCCGTCTCCGCGCGGCGGAGCCGGCGCTCGCCGCCGCGCTCGCGAGGCTGCTCGCACGGCCGGAATCCGAGGCCTCACCCATCGACCGCCTGCCGGCTCTCGGCGCCCCGTCGCGCGATCCGGCCACAGTGCCCACGCGCGTCGGGCCGTATCGCATCCTCCGCGAGATCGGCCGGGGCGGCATGGGACGGGTCTT
Coding sequences within it:
- a CDS encoding sigma-70 family RNA polymerase sigma factor, producing the protein MARRAADPEGVTELLQGWREGDEHASALLLEKVYATLKRIALGQLRGERSDHTLQPTALVHEAYLRILGQRELPWRDRAHFFGLAAVTMRRVLVDHARRRSARKRDAEQLRPITITAGADGDVDLLDLDRALTRFAEEFPRPARVVEMRYFSGLELAEVATALDISLRTAERDWRFARAWLRDALAAPA